The Wansuia hejianensis genomic interval CTGCGGGAGTTATGGACAAGGCCCTTGAAATCAGAGAAGCTCTGAAAGCCGCAGATATCCGCGTAAAACTGGATGATTCAGAAAAAAGCCCCGGCTGGAAATTCTCAGAACAGGAAATGCGCGGCATTCCCGTACGCGTGGAGCTCGGGCCAAAGGATATCGAAAACGGCCAGGCTGTCCTGGTCCGCCGGGATACCCGCGAGAAATATATAGTCTCTATAAACGAGATTCCAGCCAAAGCCGCAGAGCTGCTTGAGGAAATTCAGGCGAATCTGTACAATAAAGCTCTCGCTCACAGGAATTCTCATACCTACGATGTGACTACTTATGAGGAATTTGACAAAACCGTTAATCAGCGTCCAGGTTTCATACGCGCCATGTGGTGCGGCTGCCGGGAGTGTGAGGACAAGATTAAGGAAGATTTTGCCGCCACCTCGCGGTGTATTCCATTTGAGCAGGAGCAGTTAAGCGACGTCTGTGTCTGCTGCGGGAAACCTGCTAAAAAGATGGTATACTGGGGAAGAGCGTATTAATAAGCGGAAATAGCAGAGCGTTGTTTCACAGACACAGGGCCGGCCTGATCCAGATTCGATCAGGCCGGCCCAATATGTTCACTCCGCTTAGAACTTCCGGTAAATTACCCCCTCATACCGTAATTTCAATTTTCCGGTCCGTCGGCGTATATTTCTTGAACTGCACCCCCGCTGCCTGGAACATCATTTTAGAAGCCATTACCGCCGGAGTCCCGTCGTATTTATCGCTGTCATAGATTACCGTTTTGATTCCCGCCTGGATGATGGCCTTTGCGCACTCGTTGCATGGAAACAGGGATACATAGAGCTTTGCCCCCTCCAGGCTTCCTCCCCGGTAATTCAGGATCGCGTTCAGCTCACTGTGGGTTACGTAGACGTATTTCGTCTTCAGCGGGTCTTCATCGTCCCTTCCCCAGGGAAATTCATCATCCGAGCAGCCCATAGGAAATCCGTTATATCCCATGGAAAGTATTTTGTTGTCAGCGCTGACAATACAGGCCCCCACCTGTGAATTCGGATCTTTCGACCTCATTCCGGCCAGCTTTGCAACAGCCATAAAGTATTCGTCCCAGGTTATATAGTCTTTGCGCTTATCATTCATAACGGTACCTGCCTATTTCGTTCCGAAAATGCGGTCTCCCGCGTCACCCAGTCCCGGCACAATATATCCGTGATCGTTCAGATGGTCGTCCAGCGCCCCAATGAACAGATCCACGTCCGGATGCATCTCATGCATTTTCTTAATACCCTCAGGAGCCGCTATGATACACATGAAATGAATCTTCTTGGCCCCCTTTTCCTTCAGCATGGTAATAGCGGCCGTGGCAGAACCGCCGGTTGCCAGCATGGGATCTGTCACGAACACCTCGCGGCTGGCTATATCAGAAGGAAGCTTGCAGTAATACTCCACTGGCTCCAGCGTTTCCGGATCACGGTACAAACCAATGTGGCCTACTTTGGCGGCCGGTATGATCGTCAGCATACCTTCAACCATTCCCAGGCCGGCGCGCAGAATAGGCACTACCGCCATTTTCTTGCCTACCAACTTCTTGACGGTGGTCTGGCAGATTGGAGTGGTAATTTCCACATCCTCCAGAGGAAGCTCTCTGGCGGCCTCATAACACATCAGCATGGCCACCTCTCCGATCATCTCCCGGAATTCCTTTGAACTAGTATCTTCCCGGCGGATGATTCCGATCTTGTGCTGGATTAACGGGTGGTCCATAATAATTGTCTTTGCCATAATGATGCTCTCCTTCTTCTTTTGTCTTATATTATGTTTCCGGATGTTCAATTTTATAAATTCTTCTCTTATGACGTTCTTCCTCTGAAAAAGGAGTGTCAAGAAAGGTATCCACTATCTTCAGCGCCAGGCCGGCTCCTACCACGCGTCCGCCCATGGCCAGAATATTCGCATCGTTATGCAGCCGTGTCGCTTCTGCAGAAAAACAGTCGCTGCACAGTGCGGCACGGATTCCTGGCATTTTATTGGCCGTGATGGAGATGCCGATTCCCGTTCCGCAGATCAGGATGCCCTTTTCGCAGCTTCCCTCCTGTACCGCATGCCCTACCTGCCGCGCATAATCCGGATAATCCACCGAATCCCTGCTGTAACATCCAAAATCCTGATATGGGATCCCTCTCTTATCCAGATGCTTTTTCACTTCCTGCATTAACTCGTAACCGCCGTGGTCACATCCCAAACCGATCATTTTTTCAGTTCCTCCTCATTTAATTGTATCACCAGCCTGTTGATCAGAGCTTCCAGGGTTTCATAGCACTTTCCATAAGCGGACAGCGGCGCTCCGTACAACGGGGCCACATCCTCACTCACTCCTGTATATTCCGCAATCGTATACACGTTCAGCGCGTTTGTATAGCCTGTCCGGATTTTTTCCTTCTGTGCTTCTTCCATCGTCAGAAGCAGCACCTTCCCGCTGATATCTTCCTGGGACAGCTGGGTAGCCGCATGCTCTTTTGCCGTCAGCCCGTTGCTGACCAGAACTGCTTCCGCCTTCTGGTTAACCGGCTCTGGGAAAAGGACCACAAGACCCCTGGAGCAGACCTTCAGCGGTGACAACAGATATTTTTTCTGCATGATCGCTGATGCCATCGGAGCTCTGTCCGTATCATCAGAATCCACGAATATTAATTTGTCGTATTTTTTCACGCCGGTCACCTCACTGTATCTCGACTATCTCATGTCCTGCCGCCTTCAGAAGGCGATTCATGATCGCCTGTCCCATCCGAGGTGTGTAAAAAGATTCTGAATATATATATTCTACGCCGTCTTCATCAAATCTGCGCAAAACCTCATATAAATGGCGCGCGATGCTCTCTTCCTCGGCTCTGCACCCAATACTGTATATGATTCCCTCCGGATATTCCCCTCTGGTCTCGGACGTGCAAATAACGCCAGTCTTATAACCAGCGTCTATTTTCTCATGAACGAGCTCTCTGATCTTCCCGGGGACATCCTGCTCCGGCCCCTCCACAACCGCCAGATCCGCTTTCGGGGCATAATGCTTATACCGCATTCCCGGAGCCTTCGGACGGACCCTGCTGTCCGCTGACAGTATGCCGGGATCTATCCTCACTTCTCCCAGCACCTCTTCCAGCATGGAGCGGTTCAGATAGCCCGGCCGCAGAACCACCGGAGGGTCTTCAGTAAAATCTACAATGGTAGATTCCAGACCGATGTCGACCTGTCCGCCGTCTATGATCATATCTATCCGGTCTTCCAGATCCTCCTGCACATGGACAGCCAGCGTCGGGCTGGGCCTTCCGGATGTATTAGCGCTGGGCGCCGCAACATATCCTCCCGCCTGCCGAATCAGCGCCTGCGCAATTCGGTTGCTCGGGAGACGGACTGCCACGCTGTCCAGACCTCCCGTGGTCTCATAAGGTACTTTATCACTCTTGCTAAAAATCATGGTCAGCGGCCCCGGCCAGAAAGCTTCTGCCAGCTTTTCCGCCTTTTCCGGAATCTCACTGACAATCGCCGGGAGATCCTCCATCCCGGCGATGTGAACGATCAGGGGATTATCAGAGGGCCTTCCCTTCGCCGCATATATTTTTCTGGAGGCCTCCGGATCCAGAGCGTTCCCGCCCAAGCCGTAGACCGTCTCAGTAGGAAAAGCCACCAGGCCGCCCCTCTTCAGGATCTCTCCTGCTTCCCGCAACGCATCCATATCCAGCTGCTTCTCAGTCATCTGAACCATTTTTGCTTTCATCATCTTTACCTTCCCATATTCTTCATAAGTATAGCATTCTTTCAGAGAAATGAAAACCCCTATTTCTCCCCCTCCAGATAGCTCTCAATCCCATGGCAGACAGCCTTCGCCAGCTGATCCTGGTAGCCGCTGTCGTTCAAAAGCTCCGCCTCCTCCCAGTTGCTCAGAAAGCCGCATTCCACAATCGCGATGGGCACATCTGTCTTTTTCAACAGATAGTAACTGGTGTTTCCCTTCGCCTGACGGTGATTATCCGGGTCCACCTCGCTCACCAGAGTGTCCTGCAGGCATTCGGCCAGCCTTTTCCCCTCTGCCGAATCTGTGTAATAAAAGACCTGCGCCCCCTTCACATATTCCTCCGGATAGCTGTTCTGATGGATGCTGACAGCGCATGCGGGAGCTGCTTTATGTATTAGTTCCACCCGGTTCTGCAAATCCTGAACCTTATGGTTTTTGGCTCCCTCTTCATACAGGCCTTTATCCTCTTCCCTCGTCATGACTACGGTAATCCCTTTTGCTTCCAGCTCTTTTTTTACCTTGTCTGCAATCACCAGGTTAACATCTTTTTCGTTCACCTGATTCACGCCGATCTTTCCCGGATCATCTCCGCCGTGCCCCGCATCCAACACGACCACTTTTGCACCACTTTTCTGTGCGTTCACCAGCTGAGCACCTTTACCGGACAGGAAGTACACGCCTCCCAGCAACAGCACAGCCATACAAAGCTCCAACCATCTTCTTTTTTTCAAAAAATATCTCCAGGGCTATATTTATAGTAATATATGCCTCTGGAGATTTAATCATGTTTCCTCCGGCTCATTCCTCCTCATCATGCAGGAGATCCGCAAGCTTCTCGTCCAGCTGGGCCTGGTCCTCCAGGCTGTCTTCCTCATCCAGGCTGTCCTCTATTGCCTCAAGGGGCTGGGATTGGATCAGATCCTCCTCCATCTCATCCTCCAGATCCTGAAGGGATTCCGGCATAGTGCTGACAATGGCATGAACTGACTTGTAGGACTGCATAAAGCGGCGCTGTACCTGGTTAATCAGTTCTACAATGTCATTTAGTTCTTCCTGGACGGCCACATATTTTTTCTTGCCCTCGGATAATTTATCATCAACCTCATGCTGAACGGAATCCAGGCACTTCTGGGCAGTAGCCTGGGCCTCCCCGAGAATCCTCTCGCTCTCCGCCTTTGCCTCACTGATCATGCGGTCCGACCGCACCTTTGCGTCAAAAACCAGTTGGCTGATCATCTCATAGTTATCTATATAGGACTGGTATTTCTCCCGAATATCCCTCTCCAGACGTTCTATCTCGGCCTCCTTCAACGCCATTCTATTGGTCAGTTCGGCTATTTTCTTGTCCTTGCCCTTCAATACCAGCAGCAGCTTACTCTTCTCTGCATATGCTTCGTCTTTCATCTTCTGAACTTGACGAAGGACATCGTCCTTGTCAAATCCACCCATCAGCGTTGTCTTGAACATCTCTTCATTCCCATTGCCAGCCATTGTACGTGTCCTCCGTTCCCTTTCCTGATTCTTTTTTGCCTGCCTATACCGCCAGATATTGCGCAATTATATTCCAGACGGATGCCCGTTCAAATCCAAGCCGCCATCCCGCCACACCTGCCAGATCGTATTGGGCAATGAGCTTCATCTTCGCTTCTACAGACTGCTCATCCTCCAGCCAGATGCTGTACCGCGCGCTGCCGTCTTCCACACTTCCCACATTCTGTCCCACAGAGGCATCCCATGCGGTGACAATCCCATGCTCTTCCACAAAGGCAGCTGCAGCATCCATGCCCAGAGCCTGGCTCTCCGGCACAGAAGTGCCAAAGGTCTCTACCCAGCTCCTGGTATAGAATGGAATTGCATTGATCACCTGCCCCGCGGGAACCTCCTTCAGCGTATCCTGAATTCCCTGTTCTACGAACGGCAGGGACGCTACCGAACCGATCTCTTCCGAAGATGCCGTATGTTCATCATATCCCATGATAATCAAATAATCGACTGTCTTCGCCTGTTCAGCGCGCTTATAATACTTCGTATAGGTCGGGACAAAATTATCTGTAGAAACCACCAGGTTCTGCGCATGGGCTGCCACGCACAGCTCCTTGAGAAACTGGAGATACTGAGGCGCGCTGTCCTCCCTGATGGATTCAAAATCTACATTAATGCCATCCATTCCACAATCCGTCGCAATCTGCATCAGCTGCTGAATGATATTGGCTCTGGCAGACGCGCCGGCCAGCACATCTCCCGTCTTTACCGGACTTCCATTCACATCGCCCAGCATTCCCCATACCTGAAGCCCTGCGGCGTGGGCCTGATCCACATATGCCTTATCAGCGTAGGAAACCAGACTCCCCTGTTCATCTGCCAGAGAAAACCAGGTGGGCGATATGGTATTCAGACCCGCTGCTTCCGCGATGCGCTCGCCCAGATAGCTGTTTCCCTCCAGGGAATCCACATAATGCCAGCCAAGGTTTATTTTATGATCCAGAGAAATTCTCTGGAACTGGAACCGCGCATCCGCCGTATGGGGAAGACCGGCCTCGCTGTTCTTCATAAAGGTGCTGCTCTGCACATAACCCACATAGCCGTCAGCAGTAGACACACGGCACCAGTCCTGCAGATCCTCCAGGAATACGATCGTATCCCCTTTCTTCACCTCCGTCAGAATCTCACTTTTGAGCCCTCCTCTGTACCGGACCTTGGTATCCTCTGTCATAGTCCCGGCAGTCACCCCGCTCCAGGAAGTTCTGGCCACGACCCGGTATGGCTCTTCCAGGATCTCCATATCTATATCCGAATTCTCTCTGATACAGGCAGCAGAAATATAAGGCACACCGTCCTCACCCAGAATCACCGCACCGCTCCCGTCTCCCGGCACCCAGGTATTTGTCCCCGCCGGCAATGTGAGCAGCAGCTGGGAAGCTCCTGCTTCCCAATAATAACCACTATTCAGATAATTCCAGACTGTCATATAATCAACATATACTTCTCCGTCTATCACCAGCCCTTTTTCTTCCAGCACTTCATCATTAACAATCAAAGCTGCCTGATCTCCGGAAGACAGGCCATAATATTCACTCTTATTCATCTTTTTTCCCGTAGGCGAATAACGATTGATAAAAAATCCACCAATCCCTACGATTGCCGCAACAATAACCAGACAAATGACAACCGGCAGCGGCGATTTATTTCTATGCATCCCTTATTCCTCCTAAATTACTCCTCATCATTCATCATTTTAACATTAAAGCTATCTGATATCAATTGAAAGACTATTTTTTTCGACATAAATTTCAACGGAAAATTATGGGTTTGCTTCCAATTGGTCGGAGAAGGGAGGCGTTTTGGATATCCGGACGAAAGGCTGGGAGGAGGCGGGGCGGAACAGGGACGGCGCCATGGAAGGCTTCGGCCTGAAGTTCTGCTAAACGGCCATCAGCACCTACAGGGAGGTACCAGGGC includes:
- the upp gene encoding uracil phosphoribosyltransferase, producing MAKTIIMDHPLIQHKIGIIRREDTSSKEFREMIGEVAMLMCYEAARELPLEDVEITTPICQTTVKKLVGKKMAVVPILRAGLGMVEGMLTIIPAAKVGHIGLYRDPETLEPVEYYCKLPSDIASREVFVTDPMLATGGSATAAITMLKEKGAKKIHFMCIIAAPEGIKKMHEMHPDVDLFIGALDDHLNDHGYIVPGLGDAGDRIFGTK
- a CDS encoding L-threonylcarbamoyladenylate synthase; this encodes MKAKMVQMTEKQLDMDALREAGEILKRGGLVAFPTETVYGLGGNALDPEASRKIYAAKGRPSDNPLIVHIAGMEDLPAIVSEIPEKAEKLAEAFWPGPLTMIFSKSDKVPYETTGGLDSVAVRLPSNRIAQALIRQAGGYVAAPSANTSGRPSPTLAVHVQEDLEDRIDMIIDGGQVDIGLESTIVDFTEDPPVVLRPGYLNRSMLEEVLGEVRIDPGILSADSRVRPKAPGMRYKHYAPKADLAVVEGPEQDVPGKIRELVHEKIDAGYKTGVICTSETRGEYPEGIIYSIGCRAEEESIARHLYEVLRRFDEDGVEYIYSESFYTPRMGQAIMNRLLKAAGHEIVEIQ
- a CDS encoding glycosyl hydrolase family 18 protein → MHRNKSPLPVVICLVIVAAIVGIGGFFINRYSPTGKKMNKSEYYGLSSGDQAALIVNDEVLEEKGLVIDGEVYVDYMTVWNYLNSGYYWEAGASQLLLTLPAGTNTWVPGDGSGAVILGEDGVPYISAACIRENSDIDMEILEEPYRVVARTSWSGVTAGTMTEDTKVRYRGGLKSEILTEVKKGDTIVFLEDLQDWCRVSTADGYVGYVQSSTFMKNSEAGLPHTADARFQFQRISLDHKINLGWHYVDSLEGNSYLGERIAEAAGLNTISPTWFSLADEQGSLVSYADKAYVDQAHAAGLQVWGMLGDVNGSPVKTGDVLAGASARANIIQQLMQIATDCGMDGINVDFESIREDSAPQYLQFLKELCVAAHAQNLVVSTDNFVPTYTKYYKRAEQAKTVDYLIIMGYDEHTASSEEIGSVASLPFVEQGIQDTLKEVPAGQVINAIPFYTRSWVETFGTSVPESQALGMDAAAAFVEEHGIVTAWDASVGQNVGSVEDGSARYSIWLEDEQSVEAKMKLIAQYDLAGVAGWRLGFERASVWNIIAQYLAV
- a CDS encoding deoxycytidylate deaminase; the encoded protein is MNDKRKDYITWDEYFMAVAKLAGMRSKDPNSQVGACIVSADNKILSMGYNGFPMGCSDDEFPWGRDDEDPLKTKYVYVTHSELNAILNYRGGSLEGAKLYVSLFPCNECAKAIIQAGIKTVIYDSDKYDGTPAVMASKMMFQAAGVQFKKYTPTDRKIEITV
- a CDS encoding arsenate reductase/protein-tyrosine-phosphatase family protein, with protein sequence MKKYDKLIFVDSDDTDRAPMASAIMQKKYLLSPLKVCSRGLVVLFPEPVNQKAEAVLVSNGLTAKEHAATQLSQEDISGKVLLLTMEEAQKEKIRTGYTNALNVYTIAEYTGVSEDVAPLYGAPLSAYGKCYETLEALINRLVIQLNEEELKK
- the rpiB gene encoding ribose 5-phosphate isomerase B gives rise to the protein MIGLGCDHGGYELMQEVKKHLDKRGIPYQDFGCYSRDSVDYPDYARQVGHAVQEGSCEKGILICGTGIGISITANKMPGIRAALCSDCFSAEATRLHNDANILAMGGRVVGAGLALKIVDTFLDTPFSEEERHKRRIYKIEHPET
- a CDS encoding N-acetylmuramoyl-L-alanine amidase; amino-acid sequence: MKKRRWLELCMAVLLLGGVYFLSGKGAQLVNAQKSGAKVVVLDAGHGGDDPGKIGVNQVNEKDVNLVIADKVKKELEAKGITVVMTREEDKGLYEEGAKNHKVQDLQNRVELIHKAAPACAVSIHQNSYPEEYVKGAQVFYYTDSAEGKRLAECLQDTLVSEVDPDNHRQAKGNTSYYLLKKTDVPIAIVECGFLSNWEEAELLNDSGYQDQLAKAVCHGIESYLEGEK
- a CDS encoding coiled-coil domain-containing protein, which codes for MAGNGNEEMFKTTLMGGFDKDDVLRQVQKMKDEAYAEKSKLLLVLKGKDKKIAELTNRMALKEAEIERLERDIREKYQSYIDNYEMISQLVFDAKVRSDRMISEAKAESERILGEAQATAQKCLDSVQHEVDDKLSEGKKKYVAVQEELNDIVELINQVQRRFMQSYKSVHAIVSTMPESLQDLEDEMEEDLIQSQPLEAIEDSLDEEDSLEDQAQLDEKLADLLHDEEE